TTCCTGTATGTCCGGGCATGGGCAGACTAAAAATGTTGTCGCATTGACTCCTGTTGTTGCAATCATGGTTCATAAAAGCCAGTATCCAGAGCTGATTATGAAAAACACGCCAGTTGCTATGAAAATTGTGCGTTCTTTTGCCCGCGACATGAGAATTGTAAATGACCAGCTTACAAAACTTACGCTCAAAAATATTATTTTGGATTCTCCGGAGTCACTTTTTTCTATAGCGGAATATTACGAAAAATCAGGTCATTACAATATAGCTTTGTACGGATATTATCAGTATTTAAAGCAGTGCCCGACTGGAATCAACATTGAAAATGCCAAGCGAAAATTTATTGCTTTGCGACAAAGAGCAAAAGCTGCTTACTTGGAGCCGTCGAATGAAACTTTCCGAGAGTATCCTGCCGACTCAATGATTTTTTCTGAATGCCAGAAAGGCGCGGATATGTTTATAATTCAGGAAGGCTCTGTAAGAATTGCAAAAGTTGTAGACGGAAACGAAGTTACTCTTGCGCTTTTAAAGAAAGGCGATATGTTTGGTGAAATGGCGCTGCTAGAAAACAAGCCGCGTTCTGCAAGTGCGATTGCCCACGAGCCTTGCCGACTTATGGTTGTGAACATGGCGAACTTTAATCAGATGGTAACAACCCAGCCGCAGATGATTTCAAAACTTACGATGATGTTTGCTGAACGACTTTGGGCAATGCATCGTCAGCTTGCAAATACTCAGCTCGGCGATTTGAGAGAAAAACTTATCGACATGATTTCGCTTCAGATTGAAAAGCAAAAAGTTCCTTTGGTGAAGGGCAGCGTTTACCATTCCGGGCTTTCTTTGACGGATGTGTTTAAGCTTTGCGCAATTCCGCGTGAACAGCAAGGTGAAGCTTGCCGGCAGATTCAGTATGACCAGAACATAAAAATTGTTGGCGGAAAAATTGATGTGCCTGACGTTGAGGAGCTTATAAAACAAGCCGCGTTCTATAGAAAACAGAGTTCAAAACATGCGAATTAAAATTTTTTTTATCTGGCTTTTTGCATTGCTTTTGACTTTTCCTTTTTTTGCCGAAGATTCGCTTCCTTTTGGCTACCGCGGAATCCAGCTTGGAATGTCTGTGGATCAGGTAAAAGAGGCTTTGAAAAAAGATTTGAATTTTGGCTACCGTGGCGACAGAGACGTTTCGCTTTTGCCTGGAGAAAACAGAACTTTAATAGAAACCGACACTTCAAAAAATGCTCCGTATTCGTTTCTTGACCGCTGCTGGTTTCAGTTTTACGAAGACAAACTTTACACAATTACACTGAACTTGCGCCGCTCGAAAATTGACCATTATTCTGTTTTTTCTTCATTAACTGAAAAATATGGGAATCCGTCTTCGCTTAATCCTGAAAAATCCGAATGGAAGGACGACAACGTGATTATGTCGCTGGAACGTCCGCTGACTTTAAAATATACTGACAGGAAAATTTTTGAGGAGCTACAGTCAAAGGCTCTTGTAAATAAAAGCGCGGAAGAAATGGCGCGGGATGAATTTCTTGAAGGACTTTGATTTATGAGAAAATTTAAGTTTTTTGCGATTTTTGCAGTTTGTGCTTTTGTTCCTGTTTTTGTTTCGTGTCAGAATAAAAAATTTAATCTTCCTGTAAAAGAAATTGAAATCTTGACTTCCGCAGGAAATTCCGTTTTTGTAAAAGCCGAGATTGCCCAAAAAGAAGAAGAGCGCAATTACGGATTTATGAACCGCAAGAATATTCCAGAAGGAACCGGAATGCTTTTTGTTTTTGAAAAAGATCAGGTTTTAAGTTTCTGGATGAAAAACACGCCGCATCCACTTTCAATTGCGTACATTGACAGAACTGGAGCAATTCAAAATATTTTTGACATGACGCCTTTTAGTCTTGCGCCTGTAAAAAGCACTCGTTCTGTACGATATGCTTTGGAAGTTCCGCAGGGCTGGTTTGAAAAAGCCGGAATAAAAACTGGCGATAAAGTTGCTGTGGATTAAAGTGTGCTAAATCTCAGCGTCTAGCTTTGCTATTTGCGCGGCGGCAATTTTGTCATCCGGGTCGATTTCAAGGACAACTTCAAAATATTTTCTTGCTTCTTCATTCTGATTCATTTTTAGGCACAGGCAGCCTAGGTTGCTTATAATTTTTGTGTTTTCTGAATCCATTGAAAGCGCGTCTACCAAAGTTTCTTTTGCTTCTTTTAGCTCGCCTGTTTCCATCTGGCAGATTGCAAGCTCGTTTAATGTGTCCGCGTTTTCGTCTCCGCCTTCGCATTCTCTTGCTTTTAGAAATGCCTGCTTTGCGTCTTCAAAACGTCCAAGCCGCCTGAGTCCCCAGCCAAGCAAAAACCATGCGTTCCAGACAACAGGATTGTCTCTTATGAATTTTCGGATTTCCTCAAGTCCTTTTTCTTCCTGACCTTCAGAAATCAGTTTGTATGCGTCGCGGAATCTGTCGTTTTCCAAATTGCGGTTTGAAATTTTATTGATGATTTCCTGAGCGCGTTCTTTTTTGTAAATTCCGTTTTCACCAAGCTCTTCGTCTTTTGCATCTGCGACAAGTCCAAGGTAGCTTTCAAAGCAGCCTTTCGCTTCGCCGTAGTCGCGTTTTTTCAAGTAAAAAAAGCCTGCGTTAAAATATGCGTCTGGAATTTCTTCGTCGCTGTCCATTGCTTGCTTGTAGTAGTCAAGCGCGGCTTCATCGTAGGCATCTGCGTCTTCGTTCAGGGAATTGCGCCGGTAGCTGTCCGCTTTTTGGTCAAAGAAAATCGCCATGTTCAGAATTATCGCCTTGTCTTGCGGGTCAATTCCGTTTACAGCCAGCCAAATTTCTTCTGCCAAATCCCAGTCTTCGTTGCGGGCTTTTAGTATTGCGGCTTCTGCCAGCTCCTTTTTTATTCCGGGGCGGACATCTGTAATCAGTTTGCGGTAATATTCTGAATTTTCATTTTTTTTATCGTAAGCAAGAACTGTTAAAATGCCAGAAAGAATCTGCTC
The DNA window shown above is from uncultured Treponema sp. and carries:
- a CDS encoding cyclic nucleotide-binding domain-containing protein — protein: MLQLSFVNFKQNSYILVEGTSANDRFFIIQSGRVKCFNEVAIPGAAPEVLGPGDFIGVVSCMSGHGQTKNVVALTPVVAIMVHKSQYPELIMKNTPVAMKIVRSFARDMRIVNDQLTKLTLKNIILDSPESLFSIAEYYEKSGHYNIALYGYYQYLKQCPTGINIENAKRKFIALRQRAKAAYLEPSNETFREYPADSMIFSECQKGADMFIIQEGSVRIAKVVDGNEVTLALLKKGDMFGEMALLENKPRSASAIAHEPCRLMVVNMANFNQMVTTQPQMISKLTMMFAERLWAMHRQLANTQLGDLREKLIDMISLQIEKQKVPLVKGSVYHSGLSLTDVFKLCAIPREQQGEACRQIQYDQNIKIVGGKIDVPDVEELIKQAAFYRKQSSKHAN
- a CDS encoding DUF192 domain-containing protein, with protein sequence MRKFKFFAIFAVCAFVPVFVSCQNKKFNLPVKEIEILTSAGNSVFVKAEIAQKEEERNYGFMNRKNIPEGTGMLFVFEKDQVLSFWMKNTPHPLSIAYIDRTGAIQNIFDMTPFSLAPVKSTRSVRYALEVPQGWFEKAGIKTGDKVAVD
- a CDS encoding tetratricopeptide repeat protein; this translates as MVSTNSLDSIYFIKLPEGSVLSPKAMKIDPEIPLPVQKKNPEDPVEQDAAKLSEEQILSGILTVLAYDKKNENSEYYRKLITDVRPGIKKELAEAAILKARNEDWDLAEEIWLAVNGIDPQDKAIILNMAIFFDQKADSYRRNSLNEDADAYDEAALDYYKQAMDSDEEIPDAYFNAGFFYLKKRDYGEAKGCFESYLGLVADAKDEELGENGIYKKERAQEIINKISNRNLENDRFRDAYKLISEGQEEKGLEEIRKFIRDNPVVWNAWFLLGWGLRRLGRFEDAKQAFLKARECEGGDENADTLNELAICQMETGELKEAKETLVDALSMDSENTKIISNLGCLCLKMNQNEEARKYFEVVLEIDPDDKIAAAQIAKLDAEI